The sequence below is a genomic window from Cedecea neteri.
TTACCCAGTTTGGTCATCGTCATCGGAATAACCACCCCCATCAGCGCCGCGACCAGAAGATTCAGAATCATCGCCAGCGTCATTACCCCGCCCATCGCCGCGTCGTTATACAACAGCCAGGTGATGCCACCCATCACACCGCCCCAGACCAGCCCGTTGATCAAGGCCACGCCCAGCTCACGCAGCATCAGGAAGGAGATGTTACCCGCCTGAATATGCTGCAACGCCAGCGCACGCACAATCATGGTTATCGTCTGGTTACCGGTGTTACCGCCGATGCCCGCCACGATCGGCATCAGCGATGCCAGAGCCACCAGTTGCGAAATGGTATGTTCAAATAATCCAATCACGCGTGAGGCCACAAACGCCGTACAAAGGTTAATGGCAAGCCAGGCCCAGCGGGTGCGCACGGCTTTGCTGACTGGGGCGAATACGTCCTCTTCGGTGCTCAGGCCGCCCATACGGCGCAGATCGTTGTCGGTTTCCTCGTACACCACGTCAACAATCTCATCCACCGTTAAACGCCCCATCAGCTTGCCGGTGCTGTCAATCACTGCGGCGCTGATCAAGTCATCGCGTTCAAAGGTACGCGCGGCCTGCTCGTCATGATCTTCCGGCGCGAAGCAGGTGGGGTTGTCGTCCATCACCTTCAGCACCGGCGTTTGCGGCGAATGCAGTAGAATCGCGGTGAGGTCCAGCTCGCCCAACAGCGTTTTGTCCCGGCTGGTGACAAACAGTTTGTCGGTGTTCTGCGGCACTTTGCCGCGAATACGAAGGTAGCGCTGCACAACCGCAAGCGTGACATCAGGGCGCACGGTGATCACTTCAAAATCCATGATCGCGCCAACGCTGTGCTTGTCATAATGCAGGATCTGGCGAACTTGCGTGCGCTCATTCTGCGGCAGCGTGGCCAGCAAACGCCCGACCAGATCGCGAGGGAGGTACTGTGCCAGATAGATCTGATCGTCGATATCCAGCGGGCGCAGCGCATTAAGCAGCGCTTTATCGCTCATATCTTCAATCAGGTCATCCCAGACCGTTTCTGAAGCCTCAACCAGCACGCTACCGCGCCGGTCTTCGGTGACGAGGCTCCATAGCGCTAAGCGCTCTTCCGTTGGCAAGGCTTCCAGGACATCG
It includes:
- the mgtE gene encoding magnesium transporter — its product is MTAIQKYSTKERDQDRARILQILLTNKAVASGILAKEPFAETQSAEQDIAEIVTLVGRLPAPDLADVLEALPTEERLALWSLVTEDRRGSVLVEASETVWDDLIEDMSDKALLNALRPLDIDDQIYLAQYLPRDLVGRLLATLPQNERTQVRQILHYDKHSVGAIMDFEVITVRPDVTLAVVQRYLRIRGKVPQNTDKLFVTSRDKTLLGELDLTAILLHSPQTPVLKVMDDNPTCFAPEDHDEQAARTFERDDLISAAVIDSTGKLMGRLTVDEIVDVVYEETDNDLRRMGGLSTEEDVFAPVSKAVRTRWAWLAINLCTAFVASRVIGLFEHTISQLVALASLMPIVAGIGGNTGNQTITMIVRALALQHIQAGNISFLMLRELGVALINGLVWGGVMGGITWLLYNDAAMGGVMTLAMILNLLVAALMGVVIPMTMTKLGKDPAVGSSVMITAITDTGGFFIFLGLATLFLL